The Nakamurella antarctica genomic interval CAGCCGCGCTGAAAGCAAGTCTGTGAACTCGAACGGGAGGAATGAGCGGCCACAAAACTCGCTCCTGGTAGAGGCCGGCCTTGTGCTTCAGATCATCGCCGAAAAGCTTGAACCCGTGCTGCTAGCGGCGCAGGAGCGGGTCCAGCAGGCAGCTGCGCCATCCGGCCACGCTGCCGAACAGACACATCAGGCAGGCTGCACGTCGTGCCCGGTCTGCGCACTGCTGACCTACGCCAAATCCGACAATGGCGAATTACATCAACACCTGACGCAGGGAGCGTTGCTGATCGTGAACTCGTTGCTTTCGATCCTCACGCCGGCGGGGGGAGCGGAGGAAGCTGGCAGCGACCGTGCCCAGCCCGAATCCACCCCATCGGCCTCGCCGGCCACAGCGGTGCAGCGCGTTGACATCCAGTGATCCGGCCCGTCGGGCCACCAGCACCATAGGCATCGATATCGGCGGCACCACGATGAAAGCCGGGGTCGTCAGTGCGGGAGGTGTGGTGCTGGCAGCGCGTAGCGTTCCCACGCCGCACACCCCCGAGGCCTCCGATGACGCACTCGTGGCTTTGGTGACTTCGCTGCGCGCTGAACACGAGGTGTGCGGAGTGGGGTTGGCTGTTGCTGGGCTCATCTGCGCCGATCGGACCACAGTGATGTTTGCACCGCACCTGGCGTGGCGAGACAGCGCAGTGCCGGACCGCTTGCGCTCAAAGATCGGCCTACCGGTCGTCATGGATCACGATGTCAACGCCGCTGCGTGGGCGGAGTACAGCGCGGGCGCTGCTCGCGGCGCGAAAGTCGCGCTACTGATCGCGCTGGGCACGGGGATTGGTGCGGGGCTAGTAATCGACGGATCCCTTTTTAGAGGCAGCTACGGGGCAGCGCCCGAGCTTGGGCATGTGCGGGTCGTCCCTGACGGAAGGGAATGTCCCTGCGGCAAACGCGGATGTTGGGAGCGTTATTGCTCGGGAACAGCTTTGGCCGCTACCGCTATCGAGCTGGCGACGGCAATCACACCCGGGCGCACCTGGGGGAGTCGAACGCGTCAACTGGCCCCCGACTCGGCACCCGTGACGGGGGCCTCGGTCGGACACGCCGCGCGCGCGGGCGATGAGGTGGCGCTCGCAGCCGTTGCTGACCTCGCACTGTGGCTGGGCCGTGGCCTCAGCCTGGCCATCGATGTCTTCGACCCCGACACGATCGTTATCGGTGGTGGCGTGAGCAAAATCGCCGATTTGTTCTTGCCGGCCGCGATTGCGCTGGCCTTCGGGCCGGACGGGATGACGGGTGCGGGACATCGGCCTGTGCCGTCCGTGGTTGCCGCTCATTTTGCTGACAGTGCTGGAGTTGTCGGCGCGGCGTTACTCGCCCGCTGCGAACAGGAATAGCGGGAGGCTGTACCGGTAGCTGGCTAGAGAACTGCGCCGTTGTCTGAGTCGTCGGGTGGTCCGGTGCGCATATTGGCTACCAACCAGCCGAGTCCACCCATGATCATCAGTAAACCCACGACCATGGTGAGGTCCTGCGCGATGACCAACAACGTGGGAAAGGCCAGCAGCGCGATGCCTGCCACGATCAGGAGCAGCGATGAGATGGTGGCGCGTCGCAGTGTGGGTAGTGGTGGCGGCTTGGGTGGCACAAAATGGTCGTCGTCGGAGTTGTATTCAGCTTCGAGCTCGGCCTTCTCCGCGGTGTATTGGGCGAGTTCGGCGGCTCGTTCTGCTCGGCGACGATCGCGTTGTTCCGCGCGCTTGCGTACCGCTTCGGCTTCTGCCCGCGCCGACTCGTTCGCCACGCGCTCAGCTTCGAGTGCCTCTGTGAGGTTGAGGTCGCCCGATTCCCAGTTCATCTCGTTGGCAAATGATGACGTGATGGCGGCAAACATTGCGTCGATGTCAGCCCGGTCGTCGCCAGATCCTTCGCCGGGTGCGGGGGGCACAGCAGCAGTCACCGCGGGCCTCCCGTGATTGTTCCGATAAATAGTGTGGCCTGCTCAAAAATCAGCTCGGCGTCGTTGTCCAGAGTAGCGACGTGGAGGGAATTTTCCAGCACGACCTGGGTGAGGTCGACGCAGCTAAGTCCGTTCAGGACGGTATCGGAGTCCAGTGGCTCCACCACGTGCTCCACCGTGGGGAGCGATTGGAGGACCGGCATCGTCACTTCTGGCCGGTCCCTGCGCACATCAACCCATGCTCGGTGCAGTGAATCAAAGGCCCGCATCGGTGCTCTGCCCTAGCCCGTCTCGATGACGGCCAGCTGTGTGATGATCGAGGCAGGCAAACCTCTCATCGCAGGTGGTGCGGTTGGCGGTTTGCCAGGTGCCGCCGTGCCCGGCTGACGACGGCGCGCGCATGGTGCAGCTGGCGTCAATCAGGTGATGAGACCAAGGCCGTTCAGCGTCCCCCTTTCGGGCTCAAGGGGTGAAGCGATCTCGTCGATCGTGACACGTCGCGTGTTCACCCACGGGCGAGGGCGGTACTGTGACTACGGCCACGACCTCCAGGCAAAGGAGCTGCACCGGTGTTCTATTGGTTAGCCAAGTACGTTCTTGTCGGGCCTTTCCTCAGGCTCTTTTTTCCGACGAAAATTACTGGTACCGCGCACATTCCGGAGACTGGCGGTGCGATTTTGGTCGCCAACCACGTTGCGGTCGCAGATTCCTTCTTCCTCCCGCTGCATATCAAGCGCAGACTTTCCTTCCTGGCCAAGGCCGAGTACTTCACCGAGAAGGGGATCAAGGGCCGAATGAAAAAGGCCTTCTTCAGTGGCATGGGGCAGATTCCGGTTGACCGCACGGGTGCCAACGCCGCCCAGGACGCTCTGAATACGGGGGTCCGGTTATTGACCAAGGGCCACCTGCTCGGGATCTACCCCGAGGGCACGAGATCGCCGGACGGACGTCTCTACAAGGGCAAGACCGGTGTGGCCCGAATGGCGCTCGAAGCCGGCGTTGTCGTCATTCCCGTTGCCACATTCAACACCGAGAAAGTCAATCCGATCGGCTCCAAAATGTGGCGCCCAGCTCGAGTCCGAATTGAAATCGGCCGTCCGCTGGATTTCTCCCGCTACGAAGGCATGGCGGGGGACCGGTTCGTGGAGCGATCGATGACGGACGAGATCATGTATCGGCTGATGGAAATGACGGGCCAGGAGTACGTCGACGTGTACGCCGCGAAGGTGAAGGCAGATTTGGACAAAGCCGCAGCAGCGGCCATTGCCGCCGAGGGCAAGGGACCGGGAACGGTGACCCGGTTGCCACCGGCCAAGGCCAGCTGATGGTCGCGATCCCGCCACAGGGACCGATTACGCGATATTTCTACGACACCGAATTTATCGAAGACGGGTCCACCATTGATTTAATTTCGATCGGGGTGGTCTGTGAGGACGGCCGCGAGTACTACGCGATATCTAGTGAGTTCAACCCGGACCGCGCAGTGCCCTGGGTTCGCCGCAACGTACTGGATAAATTGCCTGGACCGGCCGACAAGGCTTGGCGTAGCCGCAGAACCATCCGGGACGAGCTCGCCGAATTCTTCGCCGCCGGCGTTGGCGCCCCCGATCTGTGGGCCTGGTACGCGGCCTATGACCACGTGGTTCTGGCCCAGCTGTGGGGCGCGATGCCGGCGCTGCCGCGGAATATCCCGCGGTTCACCAAGGAGCTTCGCCAGCTATGGGAGGACGCCGGATATCCGACGATCCCCGACGCTGGACCCGAGGCACATAACGCACTTGCGGACGCCCGTGTGGGGTTTGCTCGGTGGCAGGCGATCACCGCCGTTTACCGCTCGGAGTCCTCGGGCGCATAGTCTGGTCGGCGTGAACTGGACAGTCGACATCCCGGCCGAAATACTGCCGACCTTGCCCCCGCTACCCCTAGACCTGCGCACCCGGCTTGATGCTGCGCTAGCCTTGCCAGCCCAGCAACAGCCGCACTGGGAAAACCCGGAACAGGTGCACGCGGTGCGCGCAATGCTGGAGGCGGTGCCACCGGTGACAGTGCCTGCGGAGATCGACCGGCTGCAGCGCAAGCTTGCCGATGTTGCGGGCGGGAAGGCGTTCCTGTTGCAGGGCGGCGATTGCGCCGAAACGTTCGCGGACAACACCGAGCCGCACATCAAAGCCAACATCCAAACCCTGCTACAGATGGCGGTGGTGTTGACATACGGTGCGTCGATGCCGGTGGTGAAGGTCGCCCGCATTGCCGGGCAGTATGCGAAACCGCGTTCCTCGGAACTGGACTCGTTGGGCCTTCCGTCCTACCGCGGCGACATCATCAACTCGTTGTCTACGAAGCCGCAGGATCGTCTGCACGATCCGTCAAGAATGATTCGGGCCTACGCCAACTCCTCAGCCGCGATGAACCTCGTACGGGCACTCACCGGCGCAGGGATGGGTGATCTTGCCACCGTGCACGAGTGGAACCAGGATTTCGTCCTGACCTCCCGCGCGGGGGAGCGCTACGAGCGGGTGGCCGCGGAGATCGACCGAGCGATGCGTTTCATGTCAGCGTGCGGTGTCGAATCCCACTCACTGCACGAAGTTGAGATTTTCGCCTCCCATGAGGCGCTGCTTTTGGACTACGAACGCGCGATGTTGCGGTTGGTGAATACCACCCAGGGACCGCGGCTCTACGACCTGTCCAGCCATTTCTTGTGGATCGGTGAGCGGACCCGCCAACTCGACGGCGCACACATTGCCTTTGCCGAGCTGTTAGCAAACCCCATCGGCCTGAAAATCGGCCCCGGCACCACCCCGGAGCAGGCGGTGGAGTACGTCCTGCGCTTGGATCCCCGCAACGAGCCTGGTCGATTGACGCTGATCTCGCGGATGGGCAATGGGAATGTGCGCAGCGTGCTACCGGCAATCGTGAAAGCCGTGGAGGCCACGGGTCACAAGGTGATCTGGCAGTGCGATCCTATGCACGGCAACACCCACGAGGCCTCAACGGGTTACAAGACACGGCATTTCGACCGAATCGTTGACGAGGTTCAGGGATTCTTCGAGGTGCACGGCGACCTCGGCACGCACCCGGGCGGCATCCACGTCGAACTCACGGGCGAGGATGTCACCGAATGCCTGGGCGGCGCTCAGCAGATCTCCGATCAAGATCTTGCTGGACGCTACGAAACCGCCTGCGATCCGCGGCTCAACACTCAGCAATCGTTGGAACTGGCGTTCCTCGTCTCGGAGATGCTGCGAAGTTAAGCCCCCGCTGTCAAACCCCCGCTGTCAAAATGCTCCACCTAAGGAACAGTGGAGATGGAGACGGTGGAACCCGGGGGTACCCGGGTTCCACCGGAGGGCTCTTGATTGCGCACATTGTCGCCGAAACCCCAAAATGACGACGTCAGCACCCGGACGCCGAGATTATCGAGGCGCTTGGCCGATTCATCAAGATTCTTACCGGTGACATCAGGGAGCGTGATGGCATTGGAGAACACCACTGTCACGTTGGGGGTAGCCGGATTAACCAGTGTGTCGGTGGCTGGCGAGCTGGAGATCGCAAGGCCACCGTCAACATTGGCATCGAATGTGGCTGTGCCCACGGTGAGTTTTAGTCCAAGGCCGGCGAGAAGGGCTTCGACTTGATCCGCTGTTTTATTGGCCAGATCCGGCACCTTGATGGCATTGGACACCACCAGGGAGATCGGTGTGCCCTTGGGCACCGTGGCAGCGAAAGCGGGGACAGTCGCCAAAACGACGCCCGCCGGTTGCCCCGCGTCAAACCGCTTGATGGGGTCGCCAATGCTGAAACCTGCTACCTTCAGGGCATTTTCGGCGTCCTGCACCCCTTTGTGAAAGACCTGGGGGACGATAGCCGGCTGTGGCCCTTTGGAAATCAGCACCGTCACCGTGCTGCCAATGTCGACGCTGCTGCCGGCGGCCGGTTCGGTGGCGACAACCTGTCCGGCTGCTACCGCGTCATCGAAGGCGCCGCGTGACTCATCGACGAGAGCCACGAGTGCTGCGGCCTTGATCGCCGCCGTCGCATCGGCGGGGCTGCTCCCTGGTTCGACCGAGGGCACCTTCGGTTTGCCGCTCGACACGGTGATAACTATCTGAGAGCCGCGCAACTGTCGATCACCGACGGGTGGGTCTACAGACACCACACGCCCCGCGGCTACAGAGTTGTTGTACGCCGATGTCACGCTTACCACGAGGTTTGCGTCAGCGGCCTGCTGTTGCGCGGTGTCCTGGCTGGCGCCTACCAGGGCCGGGACAGCGGTCCAGCGGCCCGACCCGAGCCACCATCCGCCAGCTGCGGCGCCGAGGCCGAGGAGGACCACGATGATGACGACGATGATCATCCGTCGTCGGCGCCGCTTTCGACCGGGAGAGCGCGCGGGCGGGAGTGGAACCATCTCTGTGACGGGTTCGGAGCGAACTTGTGCGACATGCGCTTCCGCGGCGATATCGGTAGCAGTGCGCACCGTCGCGGTGGGACGGACGGCCCGGGTTGCCGAAGGCCCTGTAGAACGGATGGGCCTCGTGCCGGACCGGGTGGGCCCGTGGGCACTGGGTCGAGCAACAGGCACTGCGGGAACAGGTACCGGTACCCGGCGAAGGCTCAGCGCCGTGCGAATATCAATCAGTTCGGCAAGGAAGGCGCCCGCGTCGGCCGGGCGGTCCGCTGAGTCCCTGCTGGTGGCATCAAGGAGCAAATCATCCAGTGCCGCCGGAACTCCGGGTGCCTGTTCGGAAACCGCGGGTATGTCTGAGTGAACGTGTTGGTAGGCAACACTAATCGCGTTATCTCCGGAGTACGGCGGGTTGCCGGTTAGCATTTCGTAGGCCAAGACTCCGGCGGCGTAGACATCCGACCTCGCGTCGGCGTATCCGGTGGAGACCTGTTCCGGGGAGAGATAGGCGACGGTGCCGAGAATGACGTCGCCTGTCATCATGGTCGCCGACGAGATCGCTCGAACCAAGCCGAAGTCGGCTACTTTCACCTCTCCCTTGCTGGAGATCAACACGTTTTCGGGCTTGACGTCCCGGTGAATAAGACCCGACTCGTGGGCCGCCGACAAGGCCGACAACACCGGCTCCAAAATGGAGAGCGCCACGGGCACCGACAACGCGCCCTGCTGCTTCAGGAGATCTCGCAGAGTGCCGCCATCCACCAGCTCCATGACCAGGAAAACCACGTCGCCGTCGCGGCCGTGGTCATAGACCGACACCACGCCGGGGTGGCCCAGGCCGGCAGCGGATCGCGCTTCCCGTTCGAATCGGGCCAGGAAAGTGTGATCGGCGGCGAATTCTGATTTCATGATCTTGATCGCCACAGGGCGGCCAAGCCTTTGATCCACACCTCGATAGACGGTGGACATACCGCCGCGCGCGACTAAGGAACCGACCCGGTACCGGCCATCCAGTACGGTGCCGGCGAGCCCAGAAGCGCCTTGCCTGTCCACAACAGATGATCCTATTTCAGTCGATGCTCAGACGAAGGCTTGTGGGGTGAAATGGCATTGCGGCGCGTCGAGTGGCACCCTTGTGACGTGCCAACAACTCCCACTTTTGTCCCGGTTCCGGATATCGCCGAGGCCCTGGACGTTCTGGTGACTAAAGTCCACCAGTTGATCAACGAGCGCCAACTCCTCGCCGTGCGCAAGGACGGTGTGCTGCGGGTTCCCGCGGAATTCGTCACCGACGGGGAGATCACCAAGCATCTTCCCTCGGTGATCACGCTGCTGACCGACGCCGGCTACACCGATGAGGAAATACTGGACTGGCTCTACGAGTCGGATGATTCGCTGCCGGGCACGCCGATGGATGCGCTGGTAGAAAATAGAGGCACCGAAATCAAACGCAGAGCGCAGGCCAGCGGCTTTTAGTTAAAACGTTCGGGTGGTCGCTGCTGCCGCGAGCAGGGTGAGCGCCGTCGCCGCTGCCCTGTCCACCGACGGATCGGCCAGCGCGGCGACGCCGGAGGTGTGGAGCTCCGCGATGCAGGACTCGATCTGTTGAACGGCGGTAGTGCCCGCGATGATCGAGGTGAGGCGTCCTACTCGTTGCGCGTCGGCTACGGCGCCGATTCCGGCGTCGAGTTCGGCTAACTCCGGCATCCCTTCCAGGTCGGCTCGGGCCCGCGCAAGCAGCAGCGTGCGTTTGCCTTCGACGAGGTCGTCCCCCGCGGGTTTGCCCGTGATGGAGGGCTCCCCGAAGACGCCGAGCTGGTCGTCCCTGAGCTGAAACGCGATCCCAATATCCTCGCCGTAACTGCGCAGCGCGGCGATGACGGCTTCCGAGCCGCCGGCAAGTGTGGCCCCGAGGTGCAGTGGCCGCTCTACCGTGTAGGCCGCCGTTTTGTAGCGGTTCACCGCCATAGCGTCGGCGGCTTGAAGCGCGGGGTCGCTGTGATTTGCTGCCGCTGTGGCGACATCGAGCATTTGCCCGGCGAGGACTTCGGTGCGCATCGCGCGCCAGACGGGCATTGCTTCCTTGGCTCGGCCCAGCGCCAGCGCCGCTTCGGTGAACATGTCGTCGGCCCACGCGAGTGCCAGGTCTCCCAGCAAGAGCGCAAGTGAGGTACCGAAGTGGTCGCCATCGCCAGATAGGCCTTGTCCCGCATGGCCTTTCGTCACCGCTCGATGTGTGCTGGGCTCCCCTCTCCTGGTCTCGGACCTGTCGATGATGTCGTCGTGCATCAACGCGCAGGTTTGGATTAACTCCAATGACGCGGCGGCCCGCAGCAAAGCCGGCTGCAGTTCTTCCGAGTCGGGCCTTACCGCGCGCCAGCCCCAGATCAAAAATTGCGGTCGCAGTCGCTTCCCGCCCTGCAGGGTGAAGGTGATCAGGTGGTCAACCAGCTCGCCAAGGCGTGGGTCGATGTTGCTCACGTCAGCTCTGCGGCTGGCCAGTTCCGCAGCTAAAAGCGTGGTCACCGAGCGTGGAACGTCAAGGATGTTGGCAGGACTGTGCACCGCTTCACAGTAGGCTCTCCTGCTATGGAGACTGTCATCGACCGACTGTCCGCCGGTGGTGCCCAGTTCTCAGTCGAGTTCTTTCCTCCCAAGGACGATGCGGGGGAAATTCAACTGTGGCGAACAATTCGCGAGCTCGAGCCCCTTCGCCCCGCTTTCGTCTCGGTGACCTACGGTGCAGGCGGTTCCAGCCGCGATCGCACCATCCGCATTACGGGCCGGATTGCCACCGAAACCACCCTCGTCCCGATTGCGCACCTCACCGCGGTGAACCACACCGTCGCTGAGCTGCGCCACGTCATTGGGTCCTACGCCTCCGTGGGGGTGCGCAACATCCTTGCCCTTCGTGGAGATATGCCCGGGGATGTGACAGCCAAGTACCAAGCCGCCGAGGGTGGGCTGAAATACGCATCGGATTTGGTGCGCCTGGCCAAGTCGCTCGGAGATTTCACCGTGGGAGTTGCGGCGTTTCCCGAGATGCACCCCGAATCGGTGGATCAAGAATCCGATATGCGGTACCTGGTCGAAAAGCTCAACGCGGGCGCCGACTTCGCCACCACCCAAATGCTCTTTTCGGCGACCGATTACCTGCGGCTCCGGGATCGCCTTCGCGCCGCGGGAGTCAACAAGCCGTTGGTCCCAGGCATCATGCCCATCGCTTCCTGGAAGGGCATCGCCCGCCAGGCATTGATGGCTGGACAACAGGTGCCGCAGGCCGTCATCGACCGATTCTCGCCCATTGCCGACGATCCAGAGGCCACCAGGGCCGAAGGCGTTCAATTCGCCATCGAGATGTGCCGGCAACTGCTGGCTGAAGGCGTCCCAACGTTGCACTTTTACACCATGAACAAATCCCGAGCCACCCTGGAAATCTTGGAAGCGCTCGGTATCACCCGGGCGCGTTCCTTCGCCGCTGCAACGCCTTAGACCCGACAAGGAGCCCTGACGCCGTGACGATGGAATCGCTCGAGCAGGTTCTGGGTATCAGCGCGGTCGTTCTCCTTCTAGCCCTGCTTGCTATCAGGTTTGCGCGCAAAATCGGCATGCCATCACTGCTGTTGTACCTGGGCATCGGTGTTCTTCTTGGCAATGCGGGGTTCGGCATCGAATTTGGAACCACCCAACAAAACACCCTGCTGACCGAACAAATAGGCTTTGGCGCCCTGGTGTTCATCCTGGCCGAAGGCGGCCTGTCCACGCGGTGGAGTCGCGTGCGACCGGCCCTCGGCCTGGGTATCGCACTTTCCACGGTGTCAGTGGTGGTGTCGGTGGCGGTGGTAGGCGTTGGGGTGCACGTGCTGATGGGCTTCGATTGGCGTACCTCGTTTCTCTGGGGCGCGGTGCTCTCGTCCACTGACGCTGCCGCAGTTTTTTCCGTGCTCCGCGGAGTCGGCGTGAAGCGCAGACTTGCGGCAGCATTGGAACTTGAATCTGGTTTCAACGACGCCCCAGTCGTTATCGCTGTTTTGCTATTGGCTTCAAACACCGCGATTTCCTGGACGGCACCGTTTTTAGTGCTGTACGAACTGCTCGCTGGCGCCGCGATTGGTGCCGTGCTGGGTTACGTGGGGGCTTGGTGGTTGCGACGGGGCGCACTGCCCAGTGCTGGGCTCTACCCCCTCGCGACGGTGGCGCTGATCTGTGGGTCCTACGCGGTCGGCCAGTTCGCACACTCGTCGGGCTTCATGGCCACTTACGTCACGGCTCTGTGGCTCGGCAACGCCCAGCTGCCGCACCGGGTTTCCACCGCGTCCTTTGCCGAGGCGCTGGGATGGATTGCCCAAATTGGGCTCTTCGTCATGCTGGGTCTGTACGTCGACCCCACCCGACTTCCGGCGGCTCTGGGGATCGGTGTTGTCCTAGGGCTCTTTGTGCTGTTGGTAGCCAGACCGTTGTCCGTCATCGCTGCGGCCACCCCGTTCCGAGTGCCCTGGCGGGAGCAGGCGATGCTTTCCTGGTCAGGGTTGCGGGGAGCGGTACCCATCGTGCTGGCGATGATCCCGCTCTTCCTGCGTGGCGGGCGGGACGAGAACTCTCGCCTTCTCATCGACGTCGTCATCATTATCGTCATCATCTACACCCTCATCCAGGGAACCAGCCTGCCCTGGGTAGCGCGAAAGCTGGGGGCAGTGGACGCGTCCGAACCCACCGAGGTCGAGGTCGACGCCGCGCCGCTGGAGGAGATGAAGGCCCAACTCCTGCAGATCAAGATCCCGGAAGGGTCCAGGCTGCACGGCGTCTACGTCAACGAGCTTCGACTGCCCAAGCAAGCGACGGTGTCCCTGGTGCTGCGCGCCGGGGTCTCGATCCCCGTAACCAACGACACCAGGCTCCAGAGCGGTGATCAGATGCTGGTGGTGGTGCCCGAAAAGGTGCTGGGTATCACCGAGCGCAGGCTTCGCGCGGTAGGGCGCGGGGGAGCGTTGGCCTCGTGGTTCGGCGAGGACGGCAGGCGCACGGATACATGAGCGGATAAACGAATGGCCGAATGAGTGGGACACTGAGGAGGTGACGGAACAGATCCCAATAAGGCCGGAAATTTCGAGCGAGCGGCCAGTGCCATCGCGCAAATTAGCGTTGCTTGCGGGCCTCACCCTGGCGATAGTAGTGGCGGACCTGATCACCAAGCTGATCGCGGTGGCAACCCTGAGCGAAACCACCCCGGCTGCTGACCAACCACGCATCCTCGGCGGCGCAGTGTACTTCTCTCTCATTCGGAATCCGGGAGCCGCCTTCTCGCTGGCGACGGGGATGACGTGGGTGTTGTCCACCATCATGCTGGCCGTGATCATCGGAATCATTTACATGGCCCCTCGTTTGCGATCCACCGCGTGGACCGTTTCACTCGGCCTGATCCTCGGCGGCGCTATCGGGAACTTTGGCGATCGCGTGTTCCGCTCTCCTGGGTTTTTTCAGGGCCACGTGGTCGACTTTGTATCGGTCTTTGGCCCTAACGCCGAACACTTCCCGATCTTCAACGTTGCCGACTCCGGCATCACCATCGGTGGCATCCTGCTTGTCCTCACCGCACTGAGCGGCGTCGACTACGACGGGACCCGCTCCAAGGACAAGAAACGCCAGCAGAAAGAGGCAACACCCAGTGAGTGAACTCCGGTCCCTACCGGTTCCTGATGGACTGGCCGGAGAACGGGTGGATGCGGGCTTAGCGCGTCTGCTCGGAATGAGCAGGACTGCCGTAGCCGCCATTATTGACGGCGGCGGCGTGCAGATCGACGGCGCAGTGGTACCTCGATCGGAGCGGCTCCTGCCGGGGAGCTGGCTGGAGATCACGCTGCCGGAACTCGAGCGGCGTCCCCCAGTGGTGGTTGCTGATGTCACCGGGTTGGGGCTTTTGTACGAGGACGAGGACATCGTCGTCGTGGACAAACCCGTAGGCGTGGCGGCGCATTCAAGTCCAGGGTGGGACGGACCAACCGTGACCGGCGTGCTCGCTGCCCGCGGTGTGGCCGTCGCGAGGGTCGGCGCGCAGGAGCGGCAAGGCATTGTGCACCGGCTCGATGTTGGCACTACGGGCGCGATGGTGGTGGCTAAAAGCCACCGGGCCTACACCGCGCTGAAGACCGCGTTCAAGGAGCGCACGGTGGAAAAGATCTACCATGCCATCGCGCAGGGGCACCCCGACCCGTCATCGGGCACGATCGACGCCCCTATTGGCCGGCACCCCAAGTCGGATTGGAAATTCGCTGTAGTGGCGGAAGGGCGTGACTCGATCACGCACTACGACACCCTCGAAATGTTCCCGGCGGCGACGTTGGTCGAGGTCCGGTTGGAGACCGGCCGTACCCATCAAATT includes:
- a CDS encoding RluA family pseudouridine synthase, with the translated sequence MSELRSLPVPDGLAGERVDAGLARLLGMSRTAVAAIIDGGGVQIDGAVVPRSERLLPGSWLEITLPELERRPPVVVADVTGLGLLYEDEDIVVVDKPVGVAAHSSPGWDGPTVTGVLAARGVAVARVGAQERQGIVHRLDVGTTGAMVVAKSHRAYTALKTAFKERTVEKIYHAIAQGHPDPSSGTIDAPIGRHPKSDWKFAVVAEGRDSITHYDTLEMFPAATLVEVRLETGRTHQIRVHFSALHHVLVGDITYGADPKLAATVGLKRQWLHAHSLAFKHPGTGEHVQFSSPYPQDLNDALTILRNS
- the lspA gene encoding signal peptidase II, yielding MTEQIPIRPEISSERPVPSRKLALLAGLTLAIVVADLITKLIAVATLSETTPAADQPRILGGAVYFSLIRNPGAAFSLATGMTWVLSTIMLAVIIGIIYMAPRLRSTAWTVSLGLILGGAIGNFGDRVFRSPGFFQGHVVDFVSVFGPNAEHFPIFNVADSGITIGGILLVLTALSGVDYDGTRSKDKKRQQKEATPSE
- a CDS encoding potassium/proton antiporter, with protein sequence MESLEQVLGISAVVLLLALLAIRFARKIGMPSLLLYLGIGVLLGNAGFGIEFGTTQQNTLLTEQIGFGALVFILAEGGLSTRWSRVRPALGLGIALSTVSVVVSVAVVGVGVHVLMGFDWRTSFLWGAVLSSTDAAAVFSVLRGVGVKRRLAAALELESGFNDAPVVIAVLLLASNTAISWTAPFLVLYELLAGAAIGAVLGYVGAWWLRRGALPSAGLYPLATVALICGSYAVGQFAHSSGFMATYVTALWLGNAQLPHRVSTASFAEALGWIAQIGLFVMLGLYVDPTRLPAALGIGVVLGLFVLLVARPLSVIAAATPFRVPWREQAMLSWSGLRGAVPIVLAMIPLFLRGGRDENSRLLIDVVIIIVIIYTLIQGTSLPWVARKLGAVDASEPTEVEVDAAPLEEMKAQLLQIKIPEGSRLHGVYVNELRLPKQATVSLVLRAGVSIPVTNDTRLQSGDQMLVVVPEKVLGITERRLRAVGRGGALASWFGEDGRRTDT
- the metF gene encoding methylenetetrahydrofolate reductase [NAD(P)H], which produces METVIDRLSAGGAQFSVEFFPPKDDAGEIQLWRTIRELEPLRPAFVSVTYGAGGSSRDRTIRITGRIATETTLVPIAHLTAVNHTVAELRHVIGSYASVGVRNILALRGDMPGDVTAKYQAAEGGLKYASDLVRLAKSLGDFTVGVAAFPEMHPESVDQESDMRYLVEKLNAGADFATTQMLFSATDYLRLRDRLRAAGVNKPLVPGIMPIASWKGIARQALMAGQQVPQAVIDRFSPIADDPEATRAEGVQFAIEMCRQLLAEGVPTLHFYTMNKSRATLEILEALGITRARSFAAATP